A window of Mucilaginibacter paludis DSM 18603 contains these coding sequences:
- the mraY gene encoding phospho-N-acetylmuramoyl-pentapeptide-transferase: MLYYLFNYLDHNFSIPGIGVFQYITFRMAMAVITSLIITTVYGRRLIDYLRLKQVGETVRNLGLEGQMQKQGTPTMGGLIILLGILVPTLLFAKLENVYVILMLVSTVWLGAIGFLDDYIKVFKKNKEGLAGRFKIIGQVGLALIVGWTMYFNSNIVIRQEVKLPVKYDVPVEFHMRGNHAVYTQDIKSTKSTMPFWKNNEFDYSKGLKIFGPNYEHYTLLVFMLVSILIIVFISNGANITDGIDGLATGTSAIIGVTLAILAYVSGNTVIADYLNIMYIPNSGELVVFAGAFVGACVGFLWYNSYPAQVFMGDTGSLAIGGIIAVFAIMIRKELMLPLLCGIFVIENLSVIMQVSYFKYTKKRRGEGKRIFLMAPLHHHFQKKGFHEAKIVTRFWIIGIALAVITVLTLKLR, translated from the coding sequence ATGTTATATTATTTATTCAATTACCTCGACCACAATTTTAGCATCCCGGGGATAGGTGTGTTCCAGTACATCACCTTCCGGATGGCGATGGCTGTGATTACCTCATTGATCATTACCACCGTTTACGGCAGGAGACTGATTGACTATTTGCGCCTTAAACAAGTTGGCGAAACTGTACGGAACCTGGGTTTAGAAGGCCAGATGCAGAAGCAAGGTACGCCAACCATGGGTGGCTTAATTATTTTGCTGGGTATACTGGTGCCCACCCTGTTGTTTGCCAAATTAGAAAACGTATATGTTATCCTGATGCTGGTAAGTACAGTCTGGTTAGGCGCCATCGGTTTTCTGGATGATTATATTAAAGTATTTAAAAAGAATAAAGAAGGGCTGGCCGGTCGGTTTAAAATTATTGGCCAGGTAGGCTTGGCGCTTATTGTAGGGTGGACCATGTATTTCAATTCAAATATCGTCATCCGCCAGGAAGTTAAGTTGCCCGTTAAGTACGATGTACCGGTTGAGTTCCACATGCGCGGCAACCATGCGGTTTATACCCAGGATATCAAGTCGACCAAATCGACCATGCCTTTCTGGAAAAACAATGAATTTGATTACAGTAAAGGACTTAAAATATTTGGGCCTAATTATGAGCATTATACATTGCTGGTATTTATGCTTGTTAGCATCCTGATTATTGTGTTTATCTCCAACGGGGCTAACATAACCGATGGCATTGATGGCTTGGCTACGGGCACATCCGCAATTATAGGTGTTACACTGGCCATATTAGCTTACGTATCCGGTAATACCGTTATAGCCGATTACCTCAATATCATGTATATTCCCAACTCAGGCGAACTGGTAGTTTTTGCCGGGGCCTTTGTTGGTGCTTGCGTGGGCTTTTTATGGTACAACTCGTACCCGGCGCAAGTTTTTATGGGCGATACCGGCAGTTTGGCCATTGGGGGTATCATCGCAGTTTTTGCCATCATGATCCGCAAAGAGTTGATGCTGCCCTTACTCTGCGGAATTTTTGTGATCGAAAATTTATCGGTGATTATGCAGGTATCTTATTTTAAATATACCAAAAAAAGGCGTGGCGAAGGTAAGCGAATCTTTTTAATGGCGCCGCTGCATCACCACTTCCAGAAAAAGGGTTTCCACGAGGCGAAAATCGTAACCCGTTTCTGGATCATTGGGATAGCGTTGGCGGTGATAACGGTACTGACATTAAAATTGAGGTAA
- a CDS encoding four helix bundle protein, which yields MMATNKPNVIVELTFRFALSIIEFTEELESRRKFNMANQLFRCGTSIGANVREAQGAESKSDFVHKCKVAYKEAEESEYWLLLCQFSQNYPFDEKLLIEVENIKKVLGKIISTSKK from the coding sequence ATGATGGCCACTAATAAACCAAATGTGATTGTCGAGTTAACCTTTCGGTTCGCTTTAAGCATTATTGAATTTACCGAAGAACTTGAATCGAGAAGGAAATTCAATATGGCCAATCAATTATTTAGGTGTGGTACGTCAATAGGTGCTAATGTGAGAGAGGCTCAGGGAGCAGAAAGTAAGAGTGATTTTGTACACAAATGTAAAGTAGCTTATAAAGAAGCAGAGGAATCAGAGTATTGGTTATTGTTATGTCAGTTTTCACAAAATTATCCCTTTGACGAAAAGTTACTTATAGAAGTGGAAAACATCAAAAAGGTATTAGGAAAAATCATTTCAACATCAAAAAAGTAA